In a single window of the Nocardioides massiliensis genome:
- a CDS encoding MFS transporter, with amino-acid sequence MVPSRLSWSLFTASLVLNVQYAALATVVVPALLARADEASKETALAVVMTLSSLVTLVVHPLVGAWSDRSRSRWGRRTPWIALGAVASAIAIAGLGQAATVVAVGLGWLLVQPLLNVVEAPLDAVLADRVPESGRPRVSAYYGAGAALGLAVGAMVAGVLINRISLLTTVLAGVLVVTMIGFVVVNRDRTEAPARASLSWRHAWGDRDFRLVFVARLALVLGNQLVLGYLLYVVMDRTGRDVDDAGSLVTVLVGVHILSIVVGAAIAARVVRGRRVPAVIAATVVVACGLALPIVVPGVAGIAAYAVVSGVGRGVYLTADLALMLDVLPSSADHGRDLGVLGLATILPQSVAPAVAGALLAATGNTYTALFVVALVLVLASIPVISRVQVGPATPREGAAMMDR; translated from the coding sequence ATGGTGCCCTCCCGCCTGTCCTGGTCGCTATTCACCGCGAGCCTGGTGCTCAACGTGCAGTACGCCGCCCTCGCGACCGTCGTCGTACCCGCGCTCCTCGCCCGCGCCGACGAGGCCTCGAAGGAGACCGCGCTGGCGGTGGTGATGACGCTGTCGTCGTTGGTGACGCTCGTGGTGCACCCGCTGGTCGGTGCCTGGTCGGACCGGTCGCGATCGCGGTGGGGCCGGCGTACGCCGTGGATCGCGCTCGGGGCGGTGGCGTCGGCGATCGCGATCGCCGGGCTCGGGCAGGCCGCAACCGTCGTCGCGGTCGGGCTGGGCTGGCTGCTCGTGCAGCCGCTGCTCAACGTCGTCGAAGCGCCGCTCGACGCGGTGCTGGCCGACCGCGTGCCGGAGTCCGGGCGGCCCCGGGTGTCGGCGTACTACGGTGCCGGTGCGGCGCTGGGGCTCGCGGTCGGCGCGATGGTCGCCGGGGTGCTGATCAACCGGATCTCCCTGCTCACTACGGTCCTGGCCGGCGTGCTCGTCGTGACGATGATCGGGTTCGTCGTCGTCAACCGCGACCGCACCGAGGCGCCCGCGCGGGCGTCGCTGTCATGGCGGCACGCCTGGGGGGACCGGGACTTCCGGCTGGTCTTCGTCGCGCGCCTCGCGCTGGTGCTGGGCAACCAGCTGGTCCTGGGCTACCTGCTCTACGTCGTGATGGACCGCACCGGTCGCGACGTCGACGACGCCGGCAGCCTCGTGACAGTCCTCGTCGGGGTGCACATCCTGTCCATCGTGGTCGGCGCCGCCATCGCTGCCCGGGTCGTGCGGGGTCGGCGGGTGCCGGCGGTCATCGCTGCGACCGTCGTCGTCGCGTGCGGCCTCGCCCTCCCGATCGTCGTGCCGGGCGTGGCCGGGATCGCGGCGTACGCCGTGGTGTCGGGGGTCGGGCGCGGGGTCTACCTGACGGCCGACCTGGCCTTGATGCTCGACGTGCTGCCCTCGAGCGCCGACCACGGCCGCGACCTGGGCGTGCTCGGCCTGGCAACGATCCTGCCGCAATCGGTCGCGCCGGCCGTGGCAGGCGCGCTGCTCGCGGCGACGGGCAACACCTACACGGCGCTGTTCGTGGTCGCCTTGGTGCTCGTGCTCGCGTCGATCCCCGTCATCAGCCGGGTGCAGGTCGGTCCCGCGACACCGCGGGAGGGAGCGGCCATGATGGACCGATGA
- a CDS encoding SulP family inorganic anion transporter produces the protein MSTPAPSSAPPAEPRTPTVREALRSPRLLRTEVLAGLVVALALIPEAISFSIIAGVDPRVGLFASFTMAVSIAFLGGRPAMISAATGAIALVIAPVVREHGMDYLIATVLLGGLIQIVLGLAGVAKLMRFIPRSVMVGFVNALAILIFLAQIPHLVDVPALVYPMVAVGLAIIVMWPRLTTVVPAPLVAIVLLTAFTLVGGFSVPDVGDEGELPDSLPSLFVPDVPWTLETLQIIAPYAVSMALVGLLESLLTAKLVDDITDTHSDKSREAWGQGAANVITGFFGGMGGCAMIGQTMINVKVSGARTRISTFLAGLFLLILVVGFGDVVALIPMAALVAVMIMVSVATFDWHSVAPATLRRMPKSETIVMASTVVVTVVTENLAIGVGVGVVVAMTLFARRVAHLTETHREVTVDRDGNPVAVYRVTGALFFASSNDLYTQFAYAEDPAQVVIDLSDSHIWDASTVASLDAITTKYARRGTTVEITGLNPSSAERHGRLTGELP, from the coding sequence GTGAGCACCCCCGCGCCTTCCTCCGCCCCTCCGGCCGAGCCGCGGACGCCGACGGTCCGTGAGGCACTCCGCTCACCCCGCCTGCTGCGCACCGAGGTGCTGGCCGGCCTGGTCGTTGCGCTGGCCCTGATCCCCGAGGCGATCTCGTTCTCGATCATCGCCGGGGTGGACCCGCGCGTCGGCCTGTTCGCGTCGTTCACGATGGCGGTCTCGATCGCCTTCCTCGGCGGCCGTCCGGCGATGATCTCGGCGGCCACCGGCGCGATCGCGCTCGTCATCGCACCGGTCGTGCGCGAGCACGGGATGGACTACCTGATCGCCACGGTGCTTCTGGGTGGCTTGATCCAGATCGTCCTCGGCCTGGCCGGGGTGGCGAAGCTGATGCGGTTCATCCCCCGCTCGGTGATGGTCGGCTTCGTCAACGCGCTGGCGATCCTCATCTTCCTCGCACAGATCCCGCACCTGGTCGACGTACCCGCACTCGTCTACCCGATGGTGGCCGTCGGTCTGGCGATCATCGTGATGTGGCCGCGACTGACCACCGTGGTCCCGGCGCCGCTGGTGGCGATCGTCCTGCTCACCGCGTTCACACTCGTCGGCGGGTTCAGCGTGCCCGACGTGGGTGACGAGGGCGAGCTGCCCGACAGCCTGCCGTCGTTGTTCGTCCCCGACGTGCCGTGGACCCTCGAGACCCTGCAGATCATCGCGCCGTACGCCGTGTCCATGGCGCTCGTCGGCCTGCTCGAGTCGCTGCTCACGGCCAAGCTCGTCGACGACATCACCGACACCCACTCCGACAAGTCCCGTGAGGCGTGGGGCCAGGGCGCCGCCAACGTCATCACCGGATTCTTCGGCGGCATGGGTGGCTGCGCGATGATCGGTCAGACGATGATCAACGTGAAGGTCTCCGGGGCTCGCACCCGGATCTCGACCTTCCTGGCCGGCCTGTTCCTGCTGATTCTCGTCGTGGGCTTCGGTGACGTCGTCGCGCTGATCCCCATGGCGGCGTTGGTCGCGGTGATGATCATGGTGTCCGTCGCGACCTTCGACTGGCACAGCGTGGCTCCCGCGACCCTGCGGCGGATGCCGAAGTCGGAGACGATCGTGATGGCGTCCACCGTCGTCGTCACCGTGGTGACGGAGAACCTCGCCATCGGAGTGGGGGTCGGCGTGGTGGTGGCGATGACGCTGTTCGCCCGCCGGGTCGCCCACCTCACCGAGACGCACCGCGAGGTCACCGTCGATCGCGACGGCAACCCGGTGGCGGTCTACCGGGTGACCGGCGCGCTGTTCTTCGCCTCCAGCAACGACCTCTACACGCAGTTCGCGTACGCCGAGGACCCCGCCCAGGTGGTCATCGACCTCTCCGACTCTCACATCTGGGACGCCTCGACGGTCGCTTCGCTGGATGCCATCACGACGAAGTACGCCCGGCGGGGCACCACGGTGGAGATCACGGGTCTCAACCCCTCGAGTGCCGAGCGGCACGGGCGGCTGACGGGGGAGCTGCCGTAG
- a CDS encoding M1 family metallopeptidase: MHLSRKILLPVVAMTAFGLLAGATPSTTAVAEARARVSGPGHGGDSYFPADGNRGYDVQRYRVRIHYRTARKELAGRAVVTARAEQRLARFHLDLRLRPRSVTVDGRPASFGKPTGRELRVVPQRPIAAGETFRVVVRYAGRPGRLGWRGERPWQADRHEAVAMGQPQIAAWWFPANDHPRDRARMDVTVVVPRGQQAISNGRLIGKRVRRHTTVWRWRAAEPMAPYLAFFAVGRFDVRTSRVRGLHQVVAVSRRLPARAQRRAVRQLSRSAAITRWVEKQVGPYPYAATGGVASALETGFALENQTRPTYGAGGIPTSLLVHEIAHQWFGNHVTVADWSDIWLNEGFATFMELRWAETRAGASADAWLRRTWRRVGPDRAAWRVRIGDPGPGRMFHAAVYVRGAMTLQALRNRIGEEKFWGLVRSWAAERGGGSASTADFVALAEDVAGTDLDDFFTAWLRSPSRPAWTEANGLG; the protein is encoded by the coding sequence GTGCACCTCTCTCGGAAGATCCTCCTCCCGGTCGTGGCGATGACTGCCTTCGGTCTGCTGGCCGGGGCGACGCCCTCGACCACCGCTGTCGCCGAGGCCCGGGCACGGGTGTCCGGACCCGGTCACGGCGGCGACTCCTACTTCCCCGCCGACGGCAACCGCGGGTACGACGTCCAGCGCTACCGGGTGCGGATCCACTACCGCACGGCCCGCAAGGAGCTCGCCGGCCGCGCAGTGGTCACGGCCCGCGCCGAGCAGCGGCTCGCGCGGTTCCACCTGGACCTCCGGCTGCGTCCGCGCAGCGTCACGGTCGACGGCCGGCCCGCGAGCTTCGGCAAGCCCACCGGCCGCGAGCTGCGGGTCGTCCCGCAGCGGCCGATCGCGGCGGGTGAGACCTTCCGCGTCGTGGTGCGGTACGCCGGGCGCCCTGGTCGCCTCGGGTGGCGCGGCGAGCGGCCCTGGCAGGCCGACCGGCACGAGGCAGTGGCGATGGGCCAGCCGCAGATCGCCGCCTGGTGGTTCCCCGCCAACGACCACCCGCGCGACCGTGCCCGGATGGACGTCACCGTCGTCGTACCCCGCGGACAGCAGGCGATCTCCAACGGACGGCTGATCGGCAAGCGCGTGCGTCGCCACACGACCGTCTGGCGCTGGCGAGCGGCCGAGCCGATGGCGCCGTACCTCGCCTTCTTCGCCGTCGGTCGCTTCGACGTGCGCACCAGCCGAGTCCGCGGGCTGCACCAGGTGGTGGCGGTGTCGCGGCGGCTGCCGGCACGCGCCCAACGGCGGGCGGTGCGCCAGCTGAGTCGCAGCGCCGCCATCACGCGATGGGTCGAGAAGCAGGTCGGTCCCTACCCGTACGCCGCCACCGGCGGTGTCGCGAGCGCGCTGGAGACCGGCTTCGCGCTGGAGAACCAGACGCGTCCGACGTACGGCGCCGGGGGGATCCCGACGTCGCTCCTGGTGCACGAGATCGCGCATCAGTGGTTCGGCAACCACGTCACCGTGGCCGACTGGTCCGACATCTGGCTCAACGAGGGGTTCGCGACCTTCATGGAGCTGCGGTGGGCCGAGACCCGCGCTGGTGCGTCCGCCGATGCCTGGCTGCGACGGACCTGGCGCCGGGTCGGGCCCGACCGGGCTGCGTGGCGCGTGCGGATCGGTGACCCGGGTCCGGGACGGATGTTCCACGCGGCCGTCTATGTCCGGGGTGCGATGACACTGCAGGCGCTGCGCAACCGCATCGGCGAGGAGAAGTTCTGGGGGCTCGTGCGCTCCTGGGCGGCCGAGCGGGGCGGCGGCAGCGCCTCGACGGCGGACTTCGTCGCCCTGGCCGAGGACGTCGCCGGGACCGACCTCGATGACTTCTTCACCGCCTGGTTGCGGTCACCGAGCCGGCCGGCCTGGACCGAGGCCAACGGGCTGGGATGA
- a CDS encoding HNH endonuclease signature motif containing protein, which produces MLDRGDLENFGKAEAWETLRSNRATRDRLDVDDLLIADHLAGLYEAGTLAKATKAFRHDPERMVALAGEGAPILSEYAAGELSGHLRIPLQSARQLLGDAIEIAHRLPRLWQQMVEGKTEAWRVRAVAKETRKLSFEAASWVDAQLTHRLQKRKPNNAAPELVDEAIRRFDTELFAKREERRQDGRGVWLDPDTCQGLLRGVHMNLDAPDAELLDRTLDTIAAGLKAAGDTDDHQARRAKAVGTLLDPQLAMDFLNGTLPDTSSGGTTKTKSPGTTTRVANIYIHCSLADLAIMTSAGVDHGASIEKLGPITLARMGEWLTRPGGVGSGRIVLRPVIDTNTDQAVDQHDPPAWMREAMILRDEVCVFPGCTTTARACDADHIEPYVPLEDGGPPGQTSLANLAPLCRSHHRLKTHMGWTYQRRRDGTYAWRDRWGRPVRDDHDLVQSDARDLDPSTSSGHRSARSTREPSRSSDPATHSIVELYLHDFLIEYVAGPGGTDPPT; this is translated from the coding sequence ATGCTCGATCGAGGCGACCTGGAGAACTTCGGCAAGGCCGAAGCCTGGGAAACGCTGCGCTCGAACCGCGCCACGCGCGACCGCCTCGACGTCGACGACCTGCTCATCGCCGACCACCTCGCGGGCCTGTACGAAGCCGGCACGTTGGCGAAGGCCACGAAAGCGTTTCGTCACGACCCCGAGCGCATGGTCGCCCTGGCGGGCGAGGGCGCACCGATCCTGAGTGAGTACGCCGCCGGTGAGCTCTCCGGCCACCTCCGGATCCCGTTGCAGTCCGCGCGCCAGTTGCTGGGGGACGCGATCGAGATCGCCCACCGCCTCCCGCGCCTGTGGCAGCAGATGGTCGAGGGGAAGACCGAAGCCTGGCGCGTCCGGGCCGTGGCCAAGGAAACCCGCAAGCTGTCCTTCGAGGCCGCGTCGTGGGTGGATGCGCAGCTGACGCATCGGTTGCAGAAGCGCAAGCCCAACAACGCCGCCCCCGAACTGGTCGACGAGGCGATCCGCCGGTTCGACACCGAGCTCTTCGCGAAGCGCGAAGAACGTCGCCAGGACGGCCGCGGAGTCTGGCTCGACCCCGACACGTGCCAAGGCCTGTTGCGTGGGGTGCACATGAACCTCGACGCCCCCGACGCCGAGCTGCTCGATCGGACCCTCGACACCATCGCCGCAGGGTTGAAGGCCGCCGGCGACACCGACGACCACCAAGCCCGTCGCGCCAAGGCCGTCGGGACGCTGCTCGACCCGCAACTGGCGATGGACTTCCTCAACGGCACCCTGCCCGACACCAGTTCGGGCGGGACCACGAAGACGAAGTCGCCAGGCACAACGACCCGAGTCGCGAACATCTACATCCACTGCTCACTGGCAGACCTCGCGATCATGACCAGCGCCGGCGTCGACCACGGTGCGAGCATCGAGAAGCTCGGACCCATCACGCTGGCCCGGATGGGCGAGTGGTTGACCCGTCCGGGTGGTGTCGGATCCGGACGCATCGTCCTGCGTCCGGTGATCGACACCAACACCGACCAAGCCGTGGATCAGCACGATCCACCGGCGTGGATGCGCGAGGCGATGATCCTGCGCGACGAGGTCTGCGTGTTCCCCGGCTGCACCACCACCGCCCGAGCCTGCGATGCCGACCACATCGAGCCCTACGTCCCGCTCGAGGACGGCGGCCCACCCGGCCAGACGTCACTGGCGAACCTGGCTCCGCTCTGCCGTTCGCATCACCGGCTCAAGACCCACATGGGGTGGACCTACCAACGCCGCCGCGACGGGACCTATGCGTGGCGTGACCGGTGGGGTCGACCCGTCCGAGACGATCACGACCTCGTCCAATCAGATGCTCGTGATCTCGACCCTTCGACAAGCTCAGGACATCGCTCCGCTCGATCGACAAGAGAGCCGTCTCGATCGAGCGATCCCGCGACGCACTCGATCGTCGAGCTCTACCTCCACGACTTCCTCATCGAGTACGTCGCCGGCCCCGGCGGCACCGACCCGCCCACCTAA
- a CDS encoding MsnO8 family LLM class oxidoreductase produces MRLSIVDLGTVAPGTTETDALADALETARHAERLGFHRIWFAEHHLSRSGASHHPELLIAAAAMVTERIRLGSGAVLMNHYSPFKVAEMFQQLEALAPRRIDLGMGRATAGPVLDLALQQNREHPARADHGQQVLETLAWLHDGFPDDHPFAGHPLMPSVPGVPQTWLLGSSPSGSHLAGGLGIGIGYTFAGFINPQGAAPALRNYREVFRPRFALESPRAILAVNVTVGETEPDAQRLVCSPKGFYSRLMRAGRGAGSVMVPAPDEVADELSANEREEPTTIVDGRWPRFVAGTPAQVRATLEQMVEESGADEVMVQDLIADPVDRRRSHELLAEAFAL; encoded by the coding sequence ATGAGGCTGTCGATCGTCGACCTGGGGACCGTCGCACCGGGTACGACGGAGACCGACGCCCTCGCCGACGCGCTGGAGACAGCTCGGCACGCCGAGCGCCTCGGCTTCCACCGGATCTGGTTCGCCGAGCACCACCTCAGCCGCTCCGGGGCCTCGCACCATCCCGAGCTGCTGATCGCGGCGGCCGCGATGGTGACCGAGCGCATCCGCCTCGGCTCCGGAGCGGTGCTCATGAACCACTACAGCCCGTTCAAGGTCGCAGAGATGTTCCAGCAGCTGGAGGCCCTCGCGCCCAGGCGCATCGACCTCGGCATGGGTCGCGCCACCGCGGGCCCGGTCCTCGACCTTGCGCTGCAGCAGAACCGCGAGCACCCCGCCCGCGCCGACCACGGCCAACAGGTGCTGGAGACGCTCGCCTGGTTGCACGATGGCTTCCCCGACGACCACCCCTTCGCCGGGCACCCGCTCATGCCGAGCGTGCCCGGGGTCCCGCAGACCTGGCTGCTCGGGTCGAGCCCCAGCGGCTCGCACCTCGCCGGCGGCCTCGGCATCGGCATCGGCTACACGTTCGCCGGCTTCATCAACCCGCAGGGCGCGGCACCCGCGCTCCGCAACTACCGCGAGGTGTTCCGGCCGCGCTTCGCGCTCGAGTCGCCGCGCGCGATCCTCGCGGTGAACGTGACGGTCGGCGAGACCGAGCCGGACGCACAACGGCTGGTCTGCTCGCCCAAGGGCTTCTACTCGCGCCTCATGCGCGCCGGCCGTGGCGCCGGTTCGGTCATGGTCCCGGCACCCGACGAGGTCGCCGACGAGCTCAGCGCGAACGAGCGCGAGGAGCCGACCACGATCGTCGACGGCCGTTGGCCGCGGTTCGTCGCCGGCACCCCGGCCCAGGTGCGCGCGACGTTGGAGCAGATGGTCGAGGAGTCCGGTGCGGACGAGGTGATGGTGCAGGACCTGATCGCCGACCCCGTCGACCGCCGGCGATCCCACGAGCTGCTGGCCGAGGCCTTCGCACTCTGA